A genomic region of Paenibacillus sp. PL2-23 contains the following coding sequences:
- the ligA gene encoding NAD-dependent DNA ligase LigA codes for MDRMKELIALITEHNYYYYTLDQPRLNDVDYDKLYDELIALERSTGVTLPDSPTLRVGGELLKGFEPHRHRARLWSLDKAQDQEDLLAWHARVLRGIVDYNAKHPDQEPLPNPSYVIELKFDGLTLNLTYENGVLVQASTRGNGTIGEGILAQVRTIKSIPLTIPFTQGTLEVQGEGIMGLSVLAKYNETAIEPLKNARNAAAGALRNLNPAVTAERKLDAFIYNIGYAEGISFRDHRELQQFLKENRFKVNPYVKYADTIEEVQAELVAIAALRDTFDFLIDGAVVKLTDMRTREALGYTDKFPRWAVAFKFEAEETTTVLEAVSWEVGRTGKITPVARVEAVELAGVTVQNCTLNNIGDIERKNLKHALGTLVSIRRSNDVIPEILGKADDEPGLEIIYPVLCPSCGTELEQRGAHLFCNNKLGCRPQIIGRITHFASRDAMDIESFSVMTAEQLYGDCEVRDPADLYALGFDDLIKLERFGEKKARKLLDALEKSKSRDLAAFLFALGIPNTGKATTKMLADHYRDLDAVMGATVEELVALPDIGGIVAESIAGFFADPVIVASISRMRAFGVKAEAEKAPEVRTEGVFSGKTVVLTGTLPTMTRDEAAKLLEAQGAKVSGSVSKKTDFVIAGESAGSKLTKARELGITVIDDEAELLRLLGS; via the coding sequence ATGGATCGGATGAAGGAGCTTATCGCTCTCATTACGGAGCATAATTACTACTATTACACGCTCGACCAGCCCCGGCTGAACGACGTGGATTACGACAAGCTGTACGATGAGCTCATCGCGCTGGAGCGGTCGACCGGCGTGACGCTGCCGGATTCGCCAACGCTTCGTGTTGGCGGCGAGCTGCTGAAAGGCTTCGAGCCTCATCGCCATCGCGCGCGGCTATGGAGCCTGGATAAGGCGCAGGACCAAGAGGATCTGCTGGCTTGGCATGCGCGCGTCCTTCGCGGCATCGTGGACTATAATGCCAAACACCCCGACCAGGAGCCGCTGCCGAACCCAAGCTATGTCATCGAGCTCAAGTTTGACGGCTTGACCCTGAATTTGACGTATGAGAACGGCGTGCTCGTGCAGGCGTCAACCCGAGGCAATGGCACGATTGGCGAGGGCATCCTGGCGCAGGTTCGGACGATTAAGTCGATTCCGCTGACGATTCCTTTTACACAAGGAACCCTTGAGGTTCAGGGCGAAGGCATTATGGGGCTGTCCGTGCTTGCCAAATACAATGAGACGGCGATTGAGCCGCTCAAGAATGCCCGGAATGCCGCGGCGGGCGCGCTTCGCAACCTTAATCCCGCTGTTACGGCGGAGCGGAAGCTGGACGCTTTTATCTATAATATAGGCTATGCGGAAGGCATCAGCTTCCGTGATCACCGTGAGCTGCAGCAATTCCTTAAGGAGAACCGGTTCAAGGTGAATCCTTATGTGAAATATGCGGATACGATCGAGGAGGTGCAGGCGGAGCTTGTGGCTATTGCCGCGCTTCGCGACACGTTCGACTTCCTGATCGACGGGGCGGTTGTGAAGCTGACTGATATGAGAACGAGAGAGGCGCTGGGCTATACGGACAAGTTCCCTCGATGGGCGGTGGCGTTCAAGTTCGAAGCAGAGGAGACGACAACGGTTCTGGAAGCCGTGTCATGGGAAGTAGGCCGTACTGGCAAAATAACGCCGGTCGCCCGCGTGGAAGCTGTCGAGCTGGCAGGCGTCACGGTACAGAATTGTACGCTCAACAATATCGGCGATATTGAACGGAAGAACCTGAAGCATGCGCTCGGTACATTGGTGTCGATACGCAGGTCGAATGATGTCATTCCGGAGATATTGGGCAAGGCTGACGATGAGCCGGGACTGGAGATCATCTATCCCGTTCTATGCCCATCCTGCGGAACGGAGCTTGAGCAGCGCGGCGCGCATTTGTTCTGCAACAACAAGCTGGGCTGCCGACCGCAAATTATTGGCCGAATTACGCATTTCGCATCGCGGGATGCCATGGATATTGAATCGTTCAGCGTGATGACGGCGGAGCAGCTATATGGAGATTGCGAGGTGCGCGATCCAGCGGATCTATATGCCCTTGGCTTCGATGATCTGATCAAGCTGGAGAGATTCGGCGAGAAGAAGGCGCGGAAGCTGCTTGACGCGCTGGAGAAGTCGAAGAGTCGCGACTTGGCGGCGTTTCTATTCGCACTAGGCATCCCGAATACGGGCAAGGCGACCACCAAGATGCTTGCTGACCATTACAGGGACCTGGATGCGGTGATGGGAGCGACCGTGGAGGAGCTTGTCGCCCTGCCGGATATCGGCGGCATAGTCGCGGAGAGTATTGCGGGCTTTTTCGCCGATCCGGTCATCGTGGCTAGCATCTCTCGTATGAGGGCGTTTGGCGTGAAGGCAGAGGCTGAGAAAGCACCGGAGGTACGGACGGAGGGTGTGTTCAGCGGCAAGACGGTTGTGCTGACCGGTACGCTTCCGACGATGACGCGGGATGAAGCTGCGAAGCTGCTGGAGGCGCAAGGGGCTAAGGTATCCGGCAGCGTCTCGAAGAAAACAGACTTTGTTATCGCCGGAGAAAGCGCGGGCAGCAAGCTAACCAAAGCGCGTGAGCTGGGCATCACGGTTATTGATGACGAGGCGGAGCTTCTAAGGCTGCTAGGGAGCTAG
- the ureC gene encoding urease subunit alpha: MKTIDRATYASMYGPTTGDRVRLADTELRIEIEKDFTVYGDECVFGGGKTVRDGMGQHPLATRDEGVLDTVITNAIIIDTWGIVKADIGIKDGLISGIGKAGNPFIMDGVTPNMYIGVGTEVISGENLIVTAGGVDSHVHLICPQQIEVSLQSGVTTMIGGGSGPATGTLATNCTSGVWHIRRMLQAIDSLPMNFVLLGRGNSSRSEALAEQVHAGVGGLKIHEDWGSTPYVIDKCLSEAEKFDIQVNIHTDTLNEAGFVEDSLRAFNGRAIHTYHTEGAGGGHAPDLLRVASMPNVLPSSTSPTMPFTRNTIDEHMDMLMMCHHLDPRIPEDVAFAASRIRETTIGAEDILHDIGAISMTSSDSQAMGRVGEVATRTWQTADKMKKQRGALDGDGKADNHRVKRYIAKYTINPAITHGISRYVGSIEVGKLADLVLWKPAFFGTKPDLVLKGGMIVHAAMGDPNASISTPQPYMYRPMFGSYGQARSASCATFVSQVSLDKGTLEELGLTKRLLPVMNCRSVGKKDMVLNGETPHIEVHPSTYTVSVNGETLTCQPVSELPMAQRYFIS; this comes from the coding sequence ATGAAGACGATAGACAGGGCGACGTATGCCAGTATGTATGGACCAACTACAGGCGACCGGGTACGATTGGCGGATACCGAGCTTCGGATCGAGATCGAGAAGGACTTCACCGTGTATGGCGACGAATGTGTATTCGGCGGGGGCAAAACCGTGCGCGACGGCATGGGCCAGCATCCGCTGGCAACCCGTGATGAAGGCGTGCTGGATACGGTTATTACCAATGCGATTATTATCGACACCTGGGGTATTGTGAAGGCGGACATTGGCATCAAGGACGGCTTGATAAGCGGGATTGGGAAGGCGGGCAATCCGTTCATCATGGATGGGGTTACCCCCAATATGTACATCGGCGTCGGCACAGAGGTCATCTCGGGCGAGAATCTGATCGTCACAGCAGGCGGCGTGGACAGCCATGTCCATCTCATCTGTCCGCAGCAGATTGAGGTATCGCTGCAGAGCGGGGTGACGACGATGATTGGCGGAGGCTCCGGTCCGGCGACGGGGACGCTGGCGACGAACTGCACCTCCGGTGTGTGGCATATTCGCCGAATGCTCCAAGCAATCGATTCGCTGCCGATGAATTTTGTGCTGCTGGGGCGGGGCAACAGCTCCCGGTCGGAGGCGTTGGCCGAGCAGGTGCATGCGGGCGTCGGCGGCCTGAAAATTCACGAGGACTGGGGCAGCACGCCGTATGTCATCGACAAATGCTTGAGTGAGGCGGAGAAATTCGATATTCAAGTCAATATTCATACGGATACGCTGAATGAGGCGGGCTTCGTCGAAGACAGCCTGCGGGCCTTCAATGGCCGAGCGATTCACACCTACCATACCGAAGGGGCGGGAGGTGGACATGCGCCTGACCTGCTGCGGGTAGCTTCCATGCCGAACGTGCTGCCCTCTTCGACAAGTCCGACCATGCCGTTCACGCGCAATACGATTGATGAGCATATGGATATGCTGATGATGTGCCATCATCTGGACCCGCGTATTCCAGAGGATGTCGCCTTCGCCGCTTCCCGAATTCGCGAGACGACCATCGGAGCAGAGGATATTCTGCATGATATCGGCGCCATCAGTATGACGAGCTCGGATTCGCAGGCGATGGGACGAGTGGGCGAGGTGGCGACACGAACCTGGCAGACTGCTGATAAGATGAAGAAGCAGCGCGGCGCTCTGGACGGAGACGGCAAAGCCGACAACCATCGGGTGAAGCGCTACATTGCCAAGTATACGATTAACCCGGCGATCACGCATGGCATCTCCCGGTATGTCGGGTCCATCGAGGTCGGGAAGCTGGCGGATCTTGTTCTGTGGAAGCCGGCATTTTTCGGAACGAAGCCGGATCTGGTGCTGAAGGGCGGCATGATCGTCCATGCGGCGATGGGGGACCCCAACGCCTCTATCTCCACTCCACAGCCCTATATGTACCGGCCAATGTTCGGGAGCTACGGCCAGGCGCGCTCCGCCAGCTGCGCGACGTTCGTGTCCCAGGTGTCCCTGGACAAGGGTACGCTGGAGGAGCTGGGGCTGACCAAGCGGCTGCTGCCCGTCATGAATTGCAGATCGGTCGGGAAAAAGGATATGGTGCTGAATGGGGAGACGCCGCACATCGAGGTCCATCCGTCCACGTACACGGTGTCCGTTAACGGCGAGACGCTCACATGCCAGCCCGTGAGCGAGCTGCCGATGGCTCAGCGGTATTTCATCAGCTAG
- the urtE gene encoding urea ABC transporter ATP-binding subunit UrtE — MLAVQQLEAGYGESVILRNVTLKVKPGQVVCLLGRNGVGKTTLMKSIMGLLKARGGTVTYNGSDLTRKAPGFRARSGIGYVPQGREIFAQLTVYENLLLGLEASRDKATAVPEAAIAKFPVLPTMFTRRGGDLSGGQQQQLAFARALASRPEVLLLDEPCEGIQPSIVEDIRDVIRSIKSDAKTSILLIEQSLEFAKSVGDYFYVLEKGTVAWEGELHALTDEVIRKYLTV; from the coding sequence ATGCTGGCCGTTCAACAGCTTGAAGCCGGATATGGGGAAAGCGTCATTCTTCGGAACGTGACGCTGAAGGTGAAGCCGGGCCAGGTCGTCTGCCTGCTCGGACGCAATGGCGTCGGCAAAACGACGCTCATGAAAAGCATCATGGGGCTATTAAAGGCACGGGGAGGCACCGTTACCTACAACGGCTCCGACTTGACGAGGAAAGCGCCCGGCTTCCGGGCCAGAAGCGGAATCGGCTACGTGCCTCAGGGGAGGGAAATATTCGCGCAGCTGACCGTCTATGAGAACCTGCTGCTGGGTCTGGAGGCCTCCCGAGATAAAGCGACTGCCGTGCCCGAGGCGGCGATCGCCAAATTCCCTGTTCTGCCGACCATGTTCACTAGGCGAGGCGGCGACTTAAGCGGCGGCCAGCAGCAGCAGCTGGCCTTCGCTCGGGCCTTGGCTTCGAGGCCCGAGGTGCTGCTGCTGGATGAGCCCTGCGAGGGCATACAGCCCTCAATCGTCGAGGATATCCGGGACGTTATTCGATCCATCAAATCGGACGCCAAGACGTCGATTCTCCTGATCGAGCAAAGCCTCGAATTCGCCAAGAGCGTCGGCGATTATTTCTACGTGCTGGAGAAAGGCACCGTCGCTTGGGAAGGCGAGCTGCACGCGTTAACCGACGAGGTGATCCGGAAATATCTGACGGTTTGA
- the urtA gene encoding urea ABC transporter substrate-binding protein has product MKKKKCLGKSSLLVIALSMMLAGCGNNNTPASTSESEAPSASESAEGEIKVGILHSQSGTMAISEVSVIDAELMAIEEINANGGVLGKQIVPVVEDGASDWPTFAEKARKLISEDKVATVFGGWTSASRKAMKPVFEELNGLLWYPVQYEGLEASPNIFYTGATTNQQIVPSVSWLLENRGKKMYLLGSDYVFPRTANLIIKEQLKAEGGELVGEEYTPLGHTDFSTIISKIKQADPDIVYNTLNGDSNVAFFKQLKDAGITASDLTTLSVSVAEEEIRGIGVDVLEGHLAAWNYYQTTDTPANQTFVDNYKKKYGDDRVTADPIEAGYIAVYLWAAAVEKAGSTDVEKVKEAAKGLELDAPGGKVMIDGETQHIYKTVRIGEVQADGQFKELWNSGEAVKPDPYLKGYEWAASIQPTD; this is encoded by the coding sequence ATGAAAAAGAAGAAGTGTTTGGGTAAAAGCAGCTTGTTGGTGATCGCTCTTAGCATGATGTTAGCCGGCTGTGGGAACAACAATACGCCTGCTTCTACAAGCGAGTCCGAAGCGCCGAGCGCAAGCGAAAGCGCCGAGGGGGAAATCAAAGTCGGCATACTCCATTCACAGAGCGGCACCATGGCGATTAGCGAGGTGTCCGTCATCGATGCCGAATTGATGGCGATTGAAGAAATTAATGCAAATGGCGGCGTGCTTGGCAAACAAATCGTACCTGTTGTCGAGGACGGAGCCTCCGACTGGCCAACCTTTGCCGAGAAAGCGCGCAAGCTGATCTCCGAGGATAAGGTCGCCACTGTGTTCGGAGGCTGGACCTCCGCCAGCCGCAAAGCGATGAAGCCCGTGTTCGAGGAGCTGAACGGGCTGCTCTGGTATCCGGTGCAATACGAAGGGCTGGAGGCGTCGCCGAACATTTTTTACACAGGAGCCACAACGAACCAGCAGATCGTACCATCCGTCAGCTGGCTGCTGGAGAACCGCGGCAAGAAGATGTACCTCCTTGGGTCTGATTATGTATTCCCCCGCACGGCCAACCTCATCATCAAAGAACAGCTGAAAGCGGAGGGCGGCGAGCTCGTCGGCGAAGAATATACGCCGCTTGGGCATACCGACTTCAGCACGATTATTAGCAAGATCAAGCAAGCTGATCCCGATATCGTCTACAACACGCTGAACGGCGACAGCAACGTCGCATTTTTTAAGCAGCTGAAGGATGCAGGCATTACAGCCAGCGATCTGACCACCTTGTCCGTTTCCGTAGCTGAGGAAGAAATTCGCGGCATCGGAGTCGATGTGCTGGAGGGGCATCTGGCGGCATGGAACTATTATCAGACGACGGACACCCCCGCTAACCAGACATTTGTCGACAATTATAAGAAAAAGTACGGCGACGACCGCGTAACGGCCGACCCTATCGAAGCTGGCTACATAGCCGTCTATCTGTGGGCAGCAGCCGTTGAGAAAGCAGGCTCCACAGATGTGGAGAAGGTGAAGGAAGCGGCCAAGGGGCTGGAGCTGGATGCCCCGGGCGGCAAGGTGATGATTGACGGCGAAACCCAGCATATTTACAAAACGGTGCGGATTGGCGAGGTGCAGGCGGATGGCCAATTCAAGGAGCTCTGGAATTCGGGCGAGGCCGTAAAGCCGGATCCCTATTTGAAGGGCTACGAATGGGCGGCCAGTATTCAGCCAACGGATTAA
- the urtC gene encoding urea ABC transporter permease subunit UrtC — translation MLFTKITPQRLWLLAGYAAAAAALFLAPMFISDFRLNLLAKFLAFAIVALGLDLIWGYTGILSLGHGIFFGLGAYAMAMYLKLEASGGKLPDFMGWSGLSELPMFWVPFQHFGFAVAMGLLIPACLALVLGYFTFRNRIRGVYFTILTQALVIITTTLLIGQQAFTGGTNGVTGFSTLLGSSLGSPDTKRMLYWITAAVLIAVFVLCRMIVASRFGKVLRAIRDGENRVRFIGYNPAVYQTVIFSVSAAIAGLAGMLFVLHVGIISPSMLGIVPSIEMILWVAIGGRGTLIGAAIGAILMNWAKSEFSTAYPEGWTMFMGLLFVIVVVFMPRGVTGLVSQLKFRRRRREPQHDAIRHTAV, via the coding sequence ATGCTGTTTACGAAAATAACCCCCCAGCGCCTATGGCTGCTCGCCGGATATGCAGCTGCCGCAGCAGCGTTGTTCCTGGCGCCCATGTTCATCAGCGACTTCCGGCTTAACCTGCTGGCCAAGTTTTTGGCCTTTGCCATTGTGGCGTTAGGCCTCGATCTCATATGGGGCTATACCGGCATTCTGAGCCTGGGCCATGGCATCTTCTTCGGTCTCGGCGCCTATGCGATGGCCATGTACCTGAAGCTGGAGGCGAGCGGCGGGAAGCTTCCCGACTTTATGGGATGGAGCGGCTTGTCGGAGCTGCCGATGTTCTGGGTGCCGTTCCAGCATTTTGGCTTTGCTGTAGCAATGGGATTGCTGATCCCGGCATGCCTCGCGCTTGTTTTGGGGTATTTTACATTCCGCAATCGCATTCGAGGCGTATATTTCACCATTCTGACGCAGGCTCTTGTGATCATTACGACAACGCTGCTGATCGGGCAGCAGGCGTTCACAGGCGGCACCAACGGCGTAACCGGCTTCTCCACCTTGCTTGGCTCCTCGCTGGGCTCGCCGGATACGAAGCGGATGCTGTATTGGATAACCGCAGCTGTGCTCATTGCCGTCTTCGTGTTGTGCCGGATGATCGTGGCAAGCCGCTTCGGCAAAGTGCTGCGGGCGATTCGGGATGGCGAAAACCGCGTCCGGTTCATCGGTTATAATCCCGCGGTGTACCAGACGGTGATCTTCTCGGTATCCGCCGCGATCGCTGGCCTAGCGGGCATGCTGTTCGTTCTGCATGTCGGCATCATCTCCCCTTCCATGCTGGGCATTGTGCCCTCCATTGAGATGATTCTGTGGGTCGCCATCGGCGGTCGGGGCACGCTGATCGGGGCGGCCATTGGCGCTATTCTGATGAATTGGGCCAAAAGCGAGTTCAGCACCGCATACCCGGAAGGCTGGACGATGTTCATGGGGCTGCTGTTCGTCATCGTCGTTGTGTTTATGCCTCGAGGTGTGACCGGTCTTGTCAGCCAGCTTAAATTCCGCAGAAGAAGGAGGGAGCCTCAGCATGATGCCATCCGCCATACTGCAGTGTGA
- the ureA gene encoding urease subunit gamma, with amino-acid sequence MNLTMQEKEKLLMYLAADMAQKRLARGVKLNYPEAVAYIAGFVMEGARDGKSVGELMEEARHLLKPEQVMDEVAGLISEVQVEATFPDGTKLVTVHSPIAATVQAYPGQYEFADDPIVLLPGRKRLTRQVTNTGSRPIQVGSHFHFYEANPALSFDRAGTEGFRLDIPSGLSIRIEPGETIDIELVEVGGSKQIFGFAGRMNKGVEV; translated from the coding sequence ATGAACCTTACCATGCAGGAGAAGGAAAAGCTGCTGATGTATCTGGCGGCAGACATGGCACAGAAGCGCCTGGCGCGCGGCGTGAAGTTGAACTACCCGGAGGCGGTTGCCTACATTGCAGGCTTCGTTATGGAGGGAGCTAGAGACGGCAAGAGTGTGGGCGAGCTGATGGAGGAGGCTCGCCATCTCTTGAAGCCCGAGCAGGTCATGGACGAGGTGGCGGGATTAATAAGCGAGGTGCAGGTGGAGGCGACATTCCCCGACGGCACGAAGCTGGTCACCGTACATAGCCCTATAGCGGCAACGGTGCAAGCCTATCCCGGCCAATATGAATTCGCCGACGATCCTATTGTGCTGCTGCCCGGACGGAAGCGGCTGACGCGTCAGGTGACGAATACCGGAAGCCGGCCCATTCAGGTTGGCTCGCACTTTCACTTTTACGAAGCAAACCCGGCACTTTCCTTCGACAGGGCAGGCACCGAGGGGTTCCGGCTGGATATCCCCTCTGGCTTGTCTATACGAATCGAGCCGGGCGAGACGATAGACATTGAGCTTGTCGAGGTAGGCGGCTCTAAGCAAATCTTCGGCTTTGCCGGCCGAATGAACAAGGGGGTCGAGGTATGA
- the urtD gene encoding urea ABC transporter ATP-binding protein UrtD — translation MMPSAILQCDNVTVEFDGFKAVQGMSLQLLKGELRFLIGPNGAGKTTMLDVICGKVRPSSGQVTFDGSIDITRKKEHQIAQLGIGRKFQAPSIFPSMTVFENLEIAMRQRRGVFSTLFAKLNTEESDRLYAQLGMIGLRDKASFRAGGLSHGEKQWLEIGMMLMQEPEVLLLDEPVAGMTDKETDKTGELLNEIALERSVVVVEHDMEFVRNFASKVTVMHEGRLLKEGSMDEVQGDERVAEVYLGKRRDADAGRSTA, via the coding sequence ATGATGCCATCCGCCATACTGCAGTGTGACAATGTGACGGTCGAATTCGACGGCTTCAAAGCGGTGCAGGGTATGAGCCTGCAGCTGCTCAAGGGGGAGCTGCGCTTCCTCATCGGTCCCAACGGGGCCGGCAAAACAACCATGCTCGACGTCATCTGCGGCAAGGTCCGTCCATCCTCGGGGCAGGTGACGTTCGACGGGAGCATCGACATTACCCGCAAGAAGGAGCATCAGATCGCCCAGCTTGGCATAGGCCGCAAGTTCCAAGCGCCCTCTATCTTCCCGTCCATGACCGTATTTGAAAATCTGGAGATCGCCATGCGCCAGAGACGCGGCGTATTCTCGACGCTGTTCGCCAAGCTGAACACCGAGGAATCGGACCGCCTGTACGCTCAGCTGGGGATGATCGGTCTTCGTGACAAGGCCAGCTTCCGTGCGGGCGGACTCTCCCATGGCGAGAAGCAATGGCTCGAAATCGGCATGATGCTGATGCAGGAGCCGGAGGTGCTGCTGCTGGATGAGCCCGTTGCGGGCATGACTGACAAGGAGACGGATAAGACCGGCGAGCTGCTGAACGAGATCGCGCTGGAGCGCTCCGTCGTTGTGGTGGAGCACGATATGGAGTTTGTCCGCAATTTTGCCAGTAAGGTAACGGTTATGCATGAGGGTAGGCTGCTGAAGGAAGGCTCCATGGATGAGGTGCAGGGCGATGAGCGAGTAGCGGAAGTGTATTTGGGGAAAAGGCGGGATGCCGATGCTGGCCGTTCAACAGCTTGA
- the urtB gene encoding urea ABC transporter permease subunit UrtB: MEVFLLQLFNGLSVSSILLLVALGLAITFGLMKVINMAHGELIMIGAYSTYLTQNIFMDYLPASMFNGYFLLAIPVSFGIAFVFGYILEFSLIRFLYGRPLDSLLATWGVGLVLQQVARSIFGAPNVAVKSPAWLDGGLSIMGGTLLPYKRLFIIGLVVACLVVMYLYIYRSHAGRRMRAVMQNRDMAACLGISTRRVDSITFAIGSGIAGIAGCALTLLGPIGPSLGTYYIVDAFMVVVLGGVGKLIGTVLGASGIGMFNTLFEYWTNASLGKVLVFVCIVAFLQWKPMGLVAMRTRSLDS, translated from the coding sequence ATGGAGGTATTTCTGCTTCAGCTGTTTAACGGACTTAGCGTCAGCTCCATTCTGCTGCTGGTTGCGCTGGGGCTGGCGATTACATTCGGCCTGATGAAGGTCATTAATATGGCGCATGGCGAGCTGATCATGATCGGCGCCTATTCGACGTATTTAACTCAGAACATCTTTATGGATTATTTGCCCGCCTCAATGTTTAATGGGTATTTCTTGCTCGCCATTCCCGTCAGCTTCGGCATTGCGTTTGTGTTCGGCTACATCCTGGAGTTTTCCCTGATTCGCTTCCTATACGGAAGGCCGCTGGACAGTCTGCTGGCTACCTGGGGGGTCGGGCTCGTGCTCCAGCAAGTCGCGCGCTCCATCTTCGGAGCGCCTAACGTTGCTGTGAAGAGTCCTGCCTGGCTGGACGGGGGACTCTCCATTATGGGCGGCACCCTCCTGCCATACAAGCGGCTGTTCATTATCGGACTCGTTGTCGCTTGTCTGGTCGTGATGTATCTCTACATCTATCGAAGCCATGCGGGCCGGCGAATGCGCGCCGTTATGCAGAATCGCGACATGGCCGCCTGCCTGGGCATATCGACTCGCCGCGTGGACTCCATCACGTTCGCAATTGGCTCCGGCATCGCAGGCATCGCAGGCTGCGCCCTTACACTGCTTGGCCCGATCGGTCCATCGCTCGGCACTTATTATATTGTGGATGCGTTTATGGTTGTCGTGCTCGGCGGAGTCGGCAAGCTGATCGGAACCGTACTCGGGGCGTCGGGAATCGGTATGTTCAACACCCTGTTCGAATATTGGACCAACGCTTCGCTCGGGAAGGTGCTGGTGTTCGTCTGTATCGTGGCGTTCCTGCAATGGAAGCCGATGGGGCTTGTCGCCATGCGTACTCGTTCCCTGGACTCATGA